A single region of the Pseudomonas sp. VD-NE ins genome encodes:
- a CDS encoding MFS transporter produces MHDPHSERMSGSETRAASGLALVFAFRMLGMFMVLPVLATYGMDLAGATPALIGLAIGAYGLTQAIFQIPFGIISDRIGRRPVIYLGLIVFALGSVLASQADSIWGVIAGRILQGAGAISAAVMALLSDLTREQHRTKAMAMIGMTIGLSFAVAMVVGPLLTRAFGLSGLFLATGGMALVGILIIMFMVPRSTGPLQHRESGVARQALMPTLKHPDLLRLDLGIFVLHAMLMSSFVALPLALVEKAGLPKEQHWWVYLTALLISFFAMIPFIIYGEKKRKMKRILLGAVLTLMLTELFFWQFGDSLRALVIGTVVFFTAFNLLEASLPSLISKVSPAGGKGTAMGVYSTSQFLGSALGGILGGWLFQHGGLSVVFLGCAGLAAIWLAFAVTMREPPYVTSLRLPLSPEAIREAGLVERLKALVGVTDAVIVADEAAVYIKLDKELVDRDTLERLVNNPAGAACEA; encoded by the coding sequence ATGCACGATCCCCACAGCGAACGCATGAGTGGCAGCGAGACCCGCGCGGCGAGCGGTCTGGCCCTGGTGTTCGCCTTCCGTATGCTTGGCATGTTCATGGTGTTGCCGGTACTGGCGACCTACGGCATGGATCTGGCTGGAGCGACCCCGGCCCTGATCGGGCTGGCTATCGGCGCTTACGGCCTCACCCAGGCAATCTTCCAGATTCCCTTCGGGATCATTTCCGACCGCATAGGCCGTCGTCCGGTGATTTACCTCGGGCTGATCGTTTTCGCTCTCGGCAGTGTTCTGGCTTCACAGGCTGATTCGATCTGGGGCGTGATCGCCGGACGGATCCTGCAAGGCGCCGGGGCTATTTCCGCCGCAGTCATGGCGTTGCTCTCCGATCTGACCCGCGAACAGCACCGCACCAAAGCCATGGCCATGATTGGCATGACGATTGGCCTGTCGTTCGCCGTGGCCATGGTGGTCGGGCCGCTGCTGACCCGTGCTTTCGGCTTGTCCGGGCTGTTCCTCGCCACCGGCGGCATGGCGCTGGTCGGGATCCTGATCATCATGTTCATGGTGCCGCGCTCCACGGGCCCGCTGCAGCATCGTGAATCCGGTGTCGCGCGTCAGGCCTTGATGCCGACGCTCAAGCATCCAGACCTGCTGCGCCTCGATCTGGGCATCTTTGTGTTACATGCCATGTTGATGTCGAGCTTCGTTGCATTGCCCTTGGCGCTGGTGGAAAAAGCCGGTTTGCCCAAGGAGCAGCACTGGTGGGTCTATCTCACCGCGTTGCTGATTTCGTTCTTCGCCATGATCCCGTTCATTATCTATGGCGAGAAGAAACGCAAAATGAAACGAATTTTGCTCGGCGCCGTCCTGACGCTGATGCTGACTGAGCTATTCTTCTGGCAGTTCGGTGACAGCCTGCGGGCTCTGGTGATCGGTACGGTGGTGTTCTTCACCGCATTCAATCTGCTGGAGGCTTCATTGCCGTCGCTGATCAGCAAGGTTTCACCGGCGGGCGGGAAGGGCACGGCCATGGGCGTGTATTCCACCAGCCAGTTCCTCGGATCGGCACTCGGCGGCATACTCGGTGGCTGGCTGTTTCAGCATGGCGGTCTGTCGGTTGTGTTCCTTGGATGTGCGGGTCTGGCTGCCATCTGGCTGGCCTTTGCTGTTACCATGCGCGAACCACCCTACGTGACGAGCCTGCGCTTGCCGTTGTCGCCCGAGGCGATCCGCGAAGCGGGTCTGGTCGAGCGCCTCAAGGCCCTCGTAGGGGTAACCGATGCAGTGATAGTTGCTGACGAAGCGGCTGTTTACATCAAACTGGACAAAGAATTAGTGGATCGCGACACCCTCGAACGCCTGGTGAACAACCCGGCCGGGGCTGCTTGCGAAGCCTAG